Proteins encoded within one genomic window of Acidithiobacillus sp. AMEEHan:
- a CDS encoding IS1634 family transposase, with amino-acid sequence MHVKITTSGSRRYVQLVESYRDGAGKVKKRTVATLGRLDQVDSQLNAVIQGLMKVSGQVPTPSPLISSPSIAFETARAFGDVWALTELWKDLGFSALRQVFRKTRHTTDVEALIRVMVLNRLCDPESKLGVLRWVETVALPDFPVTAIPHQQLLRSMDALMEQQSAVDAVVAGLLRPLIDQDLSVVFYDLTTIRSEGLVTVPQDIRQFGMAKEGLIARQFLLGVVQTAEGLPIYHEVFDGNTAETKTLLPTLGKVLERFPTVRRLVLIADRGLLSLDNLAALQAIRLANGQSLEFIVAVPGRRYHEFSDLLDSFQRESCNTATEEVIGERTWNDLRLVIAHDPMTAAGQTAKRNARIEALIAQGDQWADKLDGQDDGKKHRGRKLSDSGAKARFYHAVCEAHLSRIIQVDMAAQQFSYDIDEGARTLAERMDGKLLLVTNVQDLSPAEVVTRYKSLADIERGFKVLKSELEMGPVYHRLPDRIRAHAAICFMALILHRVMRSRLRASHTGLTPERALEQLHRIQHHRVRFNGAPPVSGVSSIQKPTASQQLTLL; translated from the coding sequence ATGCATGTGAAGATTACCACCTCCGGTAGCCGCCGCTATGTCCAGCTTGTTGAGTCCTACCGGGATGGTGCCGGAAAGGTCAAAAAGCGTACCGTCGCTACACTTGGGCGGCTGGATCAGGTCGACAGTCAGTTGAATGCCGTGATTCAGGGCCTGATGAAGGTCAGCGGCCAGGTACCCACCCCGTCGCCACTGATTTCTTCGCCATCCATCGCTTTTGAAACAGCGCGTGCTTTTGGCGATGTCTGGGCCTTGACCGAACTCTGGAAGGATCTGGGCTTCAGCGCCCTACGTCAGGTGTTCCGCAAGACCCGCCATACGACCGATGTGGAAGCTCTGATACGGGTGATGGTCCTCAACCGGCTCTGCGATCCCGAATCGAAACTGGGCGTACTGCGCTGGGTGGAAACCGTCGCATTGCCGGATTTCCCCGTGACAGCGATTCCCCACCAGCAACTCCTGCGCAGCATGGATGCCCTGATGGAGCAGCAGAGTGCCGTAGATGCTGTTGTAGCCGGACTGTTGCGCCCCCTGATCGATCAGGACCTGTCCGTGGTCTTCTATGACCTCACCACGATCCGCAGTGAAGGCCTGGTCACGGTTCCCCAGGACATCCGTCAATTTGGGATGGCCAAGGAGGGCCTGATCGCCCGCCAGTTCCTGCTGGGGGTCGTGCAGACTGCAGAGGGTTTGCCGATCTACCATGAGGTCTTCGATGGCAACACCGCTGAGACCAAAACGCTGCTGCCGACCCTGGGCAAAGTGCTGGAGCGCTTTCCGACAGTGCGGCGCCTGGTGCTCATCGCGGATCGCGGGTTGTTGAGTCTGGATAATTTGGCTGCCCTGCAGGCGATTCGGCTGGCCAATGGGCAGTCTCTGGAGTTTATCGTGGCCGTACCGGGGCGGCGGTATCATGAATTTTCCGATCTGCTGGATAGTTTCCAGCGGGAGTCGTGCAACACTGCCACTGAAGAAGTCATCGGTGAGCGCACCTGGAACGACTTACGGCTGGTCATCGCCCATGATCCCATGACGGCGGCGGGCCAGACCGCCAAGCGGAATGCGCGGATCGAAGCGCTGATTGCCCAGGGAGACCAGTGGGCCGACAAACTGGATGGTCAGGACGACGGCAAGAAACATCGGGGCCGCAAGCTCTCCGACAGCGGTGCCAAGGCACGCTTCTACCATGCCGTCTGCGAGGCGCATTTATCGCGCATTATCCAAGTCGATATGGCAGCACAGCAGTTTAGCTACGACATCGACGAGGGCGCACGGACGCTGGCAGAAAGGATGGATGGCAAGCTCCTGCTCGTGACCAATGTGCAGGACCTGTCACCGGCGGAGGTCGTGACGCGTTATAAGTCACTTGCCGACATCGAGCGTGGTTTCAAGGTGCTCAAATCTGAGCTGGAAATGGGCCCGGTCTACCACCGCCTGCCCGACAGGATACGGGCGCACGCAGCGATCTGCTTCATGGCGCTGATTCTACATCGGGTCATGCGCAGTCGATTACGTGCGAGCCACACCGGGCTGACGCCGGAACGAGCCTTGGAGCAACTCCACCGCATTCAGCATCACCGAGTTCGTTTCAATGGTGCCCCACCCGTATCCGGGGTGTCTTCCATCCAGAAACCAACAGCGTCTCAGCAACTGACGCTGTTGTAG
- a CDS encoding cytochrome c oxidase subunit 3, whose amino-acid sequence MSSSAVSIDPKTASLWARHYPGHDFIGTRTFGFWLYMLTDAMVYAALFASLVVLSHASNMIGGPTPKNFINPIYAYGETIALFASVLTYGLAMVNLKKGSRSGVTGWILLSAILGVVYLGLSITDNTHLFQQGITPQTNGFLSAFFAIVIYHALHIVVGVAWMLVMLIQIATEGFSQNVVYRLINLRLFWHFQAVIWVFVFVFVYLQGLLV is encoded by the coding sequence ATGAGTTCAAGCGCAGTTTCCATTGATCCTAAGACAGCTTCGCTCTGGGCAAGGCACTACCCAGGGCATGACTTCATCGGTACACGCACCTTTGGCTTCTGGCTGTACATGCTGACCGATGCGATGGTCTATGCTGCACTCTTCGCCTCCTTGGTGGTGTTGAGTCATGCAAGTAACATGATAGGCGGACCCACGCCAAAGAACTTCATCAACCCAATATATGCATATGGGGAAACTATCGCACTGTTTGCCAGTGTTTTGACATACGGGCTCGCCATGGTGAATTTAAAGAAAGGGAGCCGGAGTGGTGTCACTGGCTGGATTCTTTTGTCCGCCATTCTGGGCGTCGTCTACTTGGGATTATCCATTACGGATAACACTCACTTATTTCAGCAAGGGATTACGCCACAAACTAACGGATTCTTGTCGGCGTTTTTCGCTATCGTTATTTATCACGCTCTGCATATTGTTGTGGGCGTGGCATGGATGCTAGTCATGTTGATTCAGATAGCTACCGAGGGGTTCTCTCAAAATGTCGTGTACCGCCTAATCAACTTACGTCTTTTCTGGCATTTCCAGGCGGTAATTTGGGTCTTCGTGTTTGTTTTTGTTTATCTTCAGGGGTTGCTGGTATGA
- a CDS encoding glycine cleavage system protein H: MSEFRGCELPEELFYDLDYVWVRPEGEGIFTVGVTDPAQTMSGRLQKARIKKVGTQIAAGRHVATLESGKWAGGVPVPFAGEVFERNEILIDDPHLINIAPYGDAWIAKIRADEPEHALDTLHTGPDAIAALQAWIQRYDVQCMRCSD, encoded by the coding sequence ATGAGCGAATTTCGTGGTTGTGAGCTGCCGGAAGAACTCTTTTATGATTTGGACTATGTCTGGGTGCGCCCTGAAGGCGAAGGTATTTTTACTGTTGGCGTCACCGATCCCGCGCAAACCATGTCCGGGCGTTTGCAGAAAGCGCGAATCAAAAAAGTCGGTACCCAGATTGCCGCTGGCCGTCATGTAGCAACCCTCGAAAGTGGCAAATGGGCAGGTGGTGTGCCAGTCCCCTTTGCTGGGGAGGTGTTCGAGCGAAATGAGATCCTGATCGATGATCCGCACCTCATCAATATCGCCCCCTATGGAGATGCCTGGATCGCCAAGATACGCGCCGATGAACCAGAACACGCTTTGGACACCTTGCATACTGGGCCCGACGCCATCGCAGCACTGCAAGCCTGGATTCAGCGTTATGACGTGCAATGCATGCGCTGTTCCGATTGA
- a CDS encoding hemerythrin domain-containing protein, with protein sequence MNEHIAEVMQSDHERLDKLLERSAQAVSEGRWSDAAAELETFRKGIVDGHMSVEEELLFPAFENWEGGEEHALTALLRKGHSDLKVFFLEMAEAIDQQNAEDFGDLLSTVQTILKQHDAKEESELYPHLAEALSDHGADAIQRLQTLQEAHS encoded by the coding sequence ATGAACGAACACATTGCAGAGGTCATGCAGTCGGATCATGAACGCCTGGACAAACTTTTAGAGAGGAGCGCCCAGGCGGTGAGTGAAGGACGATGGTCAGATGCGGCTGCGGAGCTGGAAACATTTCGCAAAGGCATCGTTGATGGTCATATGAGCGTGGAGGAAGAGCTCCTTTTTCCCGCCTTCGAAAACTGGGAAGGTGGAGAGGAACATGCTTTGACGGCTCTATTGCGCAAAGGTCATAGTGACCTAAAAGTGTTCTTTCTGGAAATGGCCGAAGCCATTGATCAACAGAATGCCGAGGATTTTGGCGATTTGCTCAGCACCGTGCAAACCATACTCAAACAGCATGATGCAAAAGAGGAATCGGAGTTGTATCCACATCTTGCCGAGGCGTTATCTGACCATGGGGCAGACGCCATACAGCGATTGCAAACATTGCAGGAGGCACATTCATGA
- a CDS encoding Crp/Fnr family transcriptional regulator has protein sequence MLFIEKDPAEQFYFLDAGVVELLSTSAEGKEKVVEIMQAGDLFAEAVAFMGGRYPVTARCQGKTKVLQIPFSPFVGILEDDPRLMRRILGQLSMRLHFLVKEIRMRSIESADTRICNYLLELSDASEETEQFLLPAKKVSVAARLGVTPETLSRVLRRLKEAGAIDMRDKTITVLDRRKLLEAGLR, from the coding sequence TTGCTGTTCATCGAAAAGGATCCGGCAGAGCAGTTTTACTTTTTGGATGCCGGAGTTGTCGAGTTGCTGAGTACGAGCGCTGAGGGCAAGGAGAAGGTGGTCGAGATCATGCAAGCGGGCGACCTCTTTGCGGAAGCTGTAGCGTTCATGGGGGGAAGATACCCGGTCACGGCCAGATGCCAGGGAAAAACCAAAGTGTTACAGATCCCTTTTTCGCCATTTGTTGGCATTCTTGAGGACGACCCACGTCTCATGCGACGCATCCTTGGGCAATTGAGCATGCGGCTGCATTTTCTGGTCAAAGAGATTCGCATGCGCAGTATCGAGTCTGCCGATACAAGAATATGCAATTATTTGCTGGAATTATCGGATGCCTCGGAAGAAACCGAGCAGTTCCTGCTACCGGCCAAAAAAGTCAGTGTCGCTGCCCGATTGGGGGTAACTCCCGAAACCCTCTCTCGCGTTCTACGTAGACTAAAAGAAGCTGGAGCTATCGATATGCGAGATAAAACCATCACTGTCCTAGACCGCCGTAAACTTCTGGAGGCAGGGTTAAGATAG
- a CDS encoding MFS transporter, giving the protein MKSKEKQAIIGLSFIYVARMLGLFMLMPVLALDNQQLLGSTPFLLGLAVGVYGLAQALLQFPFGSISDRMGRKPVLVFGLLLFIAGSLLGAWTDNIWGVIFARTLQGAGAVSSVLLALAGDLTGEAHRTKAMAAIGGSISIAYVLGMVLGPLIYGYSGLPGVFFWSAVLGVMALLPISFIIPKGDIANWQRMGSIQDVLRVFLRPSVQMASIGIFFLQTILGASFVVISPELLHAAQLPKDSIWKVYIPVMLAGIILMIYPVVYAEKNGQLGKMLSFSAVVLAIGALGMGLYPTHFWLIAISAVAFFTGYNIASAILPSMVSRSTESKDRGAASGVYSMMQFLGIFSGGVLGGLGLWWIGARGVFALISIVGCVLALYARISLVTNRLLRRTS; this is encoded by the coding sequence ATGAAGTCGAAAGAAAAACAAGCCATAATCGGCCTGAGTTTTATCTACGTGGCAAGAATGTTGGGTCTGTTCATGCTGATGCCAGTACTCGCGCTTGATAATCAGCAACTGCTGGGCAGCACTCCTTTTCTTTTGGGTCTCGCTGTGGGTGTTTATGGCTTGGCGCAAGCCCTTCTGCAGTTTCCTTTTGGCAGCATTTCCGATCGCATGGGACGTAAACCGGTTCTGGTTTTTGGCTTGTTGCTCTTTATCGCCGGATCTCTTCTTGGCGCATGGACGGACAATATCTGGGGTGTCATTTTTGCGCGCACGCTGCAGGGCGCCGGTGCTGTGTCTTCAGTGCTCTTGGCTCTCGCTGGAGATCTGACGGGAGAGGCACACCGAACCAAGGCCATGGCCGCCATTGGTGGAAGTATCTCCATAGCGTATGTACTCGGAATGGTGTTAGGTCCTTTGATTTATGGATATTCAGGGCTCCCTGGTGTGTTTTTCTGGTCCGCCGTGCTTGGAGTTATGGCTTTGCTGCCGATAAGCTTCATCATACCAAAAGGGGACATAGCAAATTGGCAGCGCATGGGATCCATCCAGGACGTTCTTCGTGTTTTTCTTCGTCCATCAGTTCAAATGGCGAGTATTGGCATTTTCTTTCTACAGACCATTTTGGGTGCGAGTTTTGTGGTGATCTCACCGGAATTGCTACACGCAGCACAGCTGCCCAAAGATTCTATCTGGAAAGTCTATATTCCCGTCATGCTTGCGGGAATCATTTTAATGATCTATCCGGTTGTGTATGCGGAAAAGAACGGACAATTGGGTAAAATGCTGTCGTTCAGTGCTGTGGTGTTGGCCATTGGTGCGTTGGGCATGGGGCTGTATCCAACTCATTTCTGGTTAATAGCTATCTCTGCGGTAGCGTTTTTTACTGGTTACAATATTGCCTCTGCCATTCTCCCCTCCATGGTGAGTCGATCTACGGAATCAAAAGACCGCGGTGCCGCGAGTGGTGTGTATTCCATGATGCAGTTTCTTGGGATTTTTTCGGGCGGAGTTCTTGGAGGGTTGGGATTGTGGTGGATTGGTGCACGAGGCGTGTTTGCCCTGATTTCGATAGTTGGGTGCGTTCTCGCGCTATACGCACGTATCAGCCTTGTGACAAATCGCTTGCTACGGAGGACATCATGA
- a CDS encoding thioredoxin family protein — MKVQLLVSKWCPTCPQAEKIWQEAAQKRPMDLEILDVADKAGREVVSRLRIKTVPAVVIDNQLKTVGTQPLTEVLRLLDA; from the coding sequence ATGAAAGTACAGCTTCTGGTATCCAAATGGTGTCCCACTTGTCCCCAGGCCGAGAAAATCTGGCAGGAGGCGGCGCAGAAACGTCCAATGGACTTGGAAATCCTGGATGTAGCTGACAAAGCGGGTCGAGAAGTCGTCAGCCGACTGCGTATCAAGACCGTCCCGGCCGTGGTCATCGACAACCAGTTGAAGACGGTGGGCACGCAACCTCTGACGGAAGTCCTGCGACTACTGGATGCCTGA
- a CDS encoding DUF2892 domain-containing protein — protein sequence MSTNEGRLDRIIRIVIGIILLALVFVGPKTDWGWIGIIPLLTGAMGFCPLYAVFGIKTCPAKRR from the coding sequence ATGAGTACAAACGAAGGCCGTCTGGATCGTATTATCCGCATAGTCATCGGAATTATTTTGTTGGCATTAGTATTCGTTGGCCCCAAAACCGACTGGGGGTGGATTGGAATCATACCGTTACTGACTGGAGCCATGGGATTCTGTCCGTTATATGCTGTCTTTGGTATAAAGACTTGTCCAGCTAAAAGGCGGTGA
- a CDS encoding 2Fe-2S iron-sulfur cluster-binding protein, whose translation MIEHEIVLEPSGTRFRVREDQSIVEAALEQGIAIHHGCGNGSCGDCKGTILEGEITQLPFMPLLLTPEERASGKAILCKAQPRSSLRIAAKIDTAEQWQGRVESLCPLGETVMELIIQCDRPYPYRAGQYARLKIPGETNAWRSYSMANAPREDQRLHFHIRKVPGGKFSEWLFTRAQIGDEIVLSGAQGDFYLRTENERPLLCIAAGTGLAPIEAILEESRKLGWRRSISLYFGVRNRRDLYHLDVLEELRQERSELRFSVSCSDPELLRWSGPRRLLPAVAAEGHWQEHEVYLCGSPGMVEAATDLLLSHGVPHEQIHFDSFSPSA comes from the coding sequence ATGATCGAACACGAAATAGTCCTCGAGCCCTCCGGAACTCGTTTCCGGGTCCGAGAAGACCAAAGCATCGTCGAGGCCGCACTGGAGCAGGGAATCGCCATTCATCACGGTTGCGGCAATGGTTCCTGCGGCGATTGCAAAGGAACGATTCTGGAGGGAGAAATCACCCAGCTTCCTTTCATGCCTTTATTATTGACGCCGGAAGAGCGCGCATCCGGAAAAGCGATTTTATGTAAAGCGCAGCCACGCAGCTCCTTACGCATCGCAGCAAAAATAGATACTGCAGAGCAATGGCAGGGACGAGTCGAGAGTCTTTGTCCGTTGGGGGAAACCGTCATGGAACTCATAATCCAATGCGATCGCCCCTATCCCTACCGGGCGGGACAATACGCGAGATTGAAGATTCCGGGAGAAACGAATGCTTGGCGTTCCTACTCCATGGCAAATGCGCCGCGCGAGGATCAACGGCTGCACTTCCATATCCGCAAGGTACCGGGCGGAAAATTCTCCGAGTGGCTCTTTACCCGCGCCCAGATCGGCGATGAAATTGTCCTCTCCGGCGCGCAAGGAGATTTTTACTTACGGACGGAGAATGAACGACCATTACTCTGCATTGCCGCCGGGACCGGCCTCGCTCCTATCGAAGCCATTCTCGAGGAAAGCCGCAAACTCGGCTGGAGACGGTCAATATCGCTGTATTTCGGGGTGCGCAATCGGCGCGATCTCTACCACTTGGATGTGCTCGAAGAATTGCGACAGGAGCGGAGCGAACTGCGTTTTTCGGTATCCTGTTCCGATCCGGAACTTCTGCGCTGGTCGGGGCCCCGGCGTCTTTTGCCGGCGGTGGCTGCGGAAGGCCATTGGCAAGAACATGAAGTTTATCTCTGCGGCAGCCCGGGGATGGTGGAAGCCGCCACGGATCTCTTGCTCTCCCACGGAGTCCCTCATGAACAGATCCACTTCGACAGCTTCAGCCCCAGCGCCTGA
- a CDS encoding cytochrome O ubiquinol oxidase → MSAHIQNPLHHPEVEIANGKTYLLNFILSVVLMTVAFLSVRLGISPFGAFLLTTALAGGTVIIQSYLILHMDTSKTQIWHSFSMLLFLPLFVVTIGLTAWMFHGLYQRTMIMPSGAGMSNMSMRQTAES, encoded by the coding sequence ATGAGCGCGCACATACAAAATCCATTGCACCATCCGGAGGTTGAAATTGCCAACGGAAAGACATATCTGCTGAACTTTATTCTCTCGGTCGTATTAATGACCGTCGCTTTTCTATCAGTAAGATTAGGGATATCGCCATTCGGTGCATTCCTTCTGACAACAGCTCTCGCCGGGGGCACTGTGATCATACAAAGCTATTTGATACTGCACATGGATACTTCCAAAACGCAGATCTGGCACTCCTTTTCAATGCTGCTATTCCTGCCGCTGTTTGTTGTCACTATTGGACTCACGGCATGGATGTTCCATGGGCTTTATCAGAGAACCATGATCATGCCGTCCGGCGCTGGGATGAGTAATATGTCTATGCGTCAAACCGCCGAGAGCTAA
- a CDS encoding cytochrome C oxidase assembly protein, which produces MTNTASRANSTNYTVEPEITPFVRLLGKLVGLALLAAIAAGIIAANRYVDNFSTALRMGLVTSEVGLSMILILLGSLVEGFGYGLSLGTKWPYTRNIIVLMLRGDPEAMHRLVATAVGLVALSLVILSPGMDTFSGLAIIVITALFGMGTLFVLAGKLPAFVHGVHGLLAYGVFLVYLVYMLYPDTNFWPYLATTGALHILLVVVLLGGMTTGQRGFGQAIGAFVAPRKASQWTVAIHVSTALLLIATLGWMMPSYPIAFVLSVIQVAVGFLLFHAVNLKPKDPGIMVAFHQSMVLAITLAIVLHWQ; this is translated from the coding sequence ATGACAAACACAGCATCTCGGGCGAATTCCACGAACTATACTGTGGAGCCAGAGATAACTCCGTTTGTGCGATTGCTTGGCAAACTCGTTGGCCTCGCTTTGCTGGCAGCAATCGCTGCCGGCATCATCGCCGCGAATCGTTACGTAGACAACTTCTCCACCGCCCTACGGATGGGGCTTGTTACTAGTGAAGTCGGTTTGTCGATGATACTTATCCTTCTCGGAAGCTTGGTAGAGGGATTTGGATACGGTTTATCTCTAGGGACGAAGTGGCCATATACCCGTAACATTATCGTTCTCATGTTACGTGGCGACCCTGAAGCAATGCATCGCTTAGTGGCTACAGCAGTTGGTTTGGTTGCGCTCTCGTTGGTGATTCTGAGCCCGGGAATGGATACATTCTCAGGGTTGGCAATAATTGTCATCACCGCACTATTCGGGATGGGTACATTGTTTGTATTGGCAGGCAAACTTCCCGCATTCGTTCATGGAGTCCACGGGCTTCTCGCCTATGGCGTGTTTTTGGTCTACCTGGTTTATATGCTGTATCCAGATACGAATTTCTGGCCCTATCTTGCTACCACAGGGGCACTACATATATTGCTTGTCGTGGTATTGCTTGGTGGCATGACGACTGGACAAAGAGGGTTTGGGCAGGCTATTGGAGCTTTTGTTGCCCCCAGGAAGGCATCACAGTGGACCGTCGCTATCCACGTATCCACTGCGTTACTATTAATTGCAACACTGGGATGGATGATGCCGTCCTATCCCATAGCGTTTGTCTTGTCCGTAATTCAAGTGGCTGTGGGCTTTTTGCTTTTCCACGCAGTGAACTTGAAACCCAAAGATCCGGGAATCATGGTCGCATTTCATCAAAGCATGGTGCTAGCCATAACTCTCGCCATTGTTCTCCACTGGCAGTAA
- a CDS encoding Rrf2 family transcriptional regulator codes for MFGFILSKNSEIALAGLVYLAKHHSDSPARGKEVALHLQKEEQYVKSILRILAKNEILRVVKGKNGGYLFSTQAQYLTVADVVRIVDRYLPTSDCIFRKKICSRSRGCPMQCQWRRLRENGQRLIEGQTIRDLVLWCEM; via the coding sequence ATGTTCGGTTTCATTCTTAGCAAAAATTCTGAGATTGCCCTAGCTGGCTTGGTGTATTTAGCCAAGCATCATTCTGACTCGCCAGCGCGGGGGAAGGAGGTTGCCCTTCACCTTCAAAAGGAAGAACAATATGTCAAGTCAATTTTGCGCATTCTAGCAAAAAATGAAATCCTGCGTGTAGTTAAGGGGAAAAATGGCGGCTATCTATTTTCTACTCAAGCACAATATCTAACCGTGGCAGATGTTGTGCGCATCGTTGATCGTTACCTCCCTACTAGTGACTGTATATTTAGAAAGAAAATTTGTTCTCGCTCTCGCGGTTGCCCCATGCAATGCCAATGGCGCAGGTTAAGAGAAAATGGACAGCGGCTTATTGAGGGGCAAACTATCAGGGATTTGGTTTTGTGGTGCGAGATGTGA
- a CDS encoding chemotaxis response regulator CheY codes for MRILVVDDFATMRKVVRSLLASLGFSQITEAEDGVQALRTLQSQPFDFVVSDWNMPNMQGIDLLRAIRADPSLRTLPVLMVTAEAKRENILEAAQAGVNGYIVKPFTAETLREKLDAIFTRLQNAQKES; via the coding sequence ATTCGTATCCTGGTGGTCGACGATTTCGCCACCATGCGCAAGGTGGTGCGCAGCCTGCTGGCAAGCTTGGGATTCAGCCAGATCACAGAAGCAGAGGATGGAGTACAAGCCCTGCGCACCCTACAAAGTCAGCCCTTCGATTTTGTGGTCTCCGACTGGAACATGCCGAACATGCAGGGGATCGACCTGCTCCGCGCCATCCGAGCGGATCCCAGCTTGCGCACCTTACCGGTCTTGATGGTTACGGCAGAGGCCAAGCGCGAGAACATCCTCGAGGCCGCCCAGGCGGGCGTGAATGGCTACATCGTCAAGCCGTTTACCGCCGAAACCCTGCGCGAAAAGCTCGATGCCATTTTCACCCGACTGCAAAACGCCCAGAAGGAGAGCTGA
- a CDS encoding globin domain-containing protein, translated as MTINIDLIKQSGKAAQDLGVQVAQHFYDTMFSHYPEVRKMFPGDMSEQRVRLFNSVILIASNIDNTEMLVPYLKELGIGHIKYDTRPEHYPIVGKSLLLTLKHFLGPAWTQEMAESWIEAYNLAASICIQAAAEAMAPERYVPLVLDDVPPAVA; from the coding sequence ATGACCATCAACATCGATTTGATCAAGCAAAGCGGCAAGGCCGCACAGGATTTGGGAGTGCAGGTTGCGCAGCACTTTTACGATACCATGTTCAGCCATTATCCCGAAGTCCGGAAGATGTTCCCAGGGGATATGAGCGAGCAGCGGGTGCGACTCTTCAACTCGGTGATTCTGATCGCCAGCAATATCGATAACACGGAGATGCTGGTTCCTTATCTGAAAGAACTGGGGATCGGCCATATAAAATACGATACTCGGCCAGAACACTATCCCATCGTGGGGAAAAGCCTGTTGCTGACCCTGAAGCATTTTCTGGGGCCGGCCTGGACCCAGGAAATGGCGGAGTCGTGGATCGAGGCCTACAACCTGGCGGCAAGCATCTGTATCCAAGCCGCTGCCGAAGCGATGGCACCGGAACGCTATGTTCCTCTCGTTCTCGACGACGTACCTCCTGCAGTTGCCTGA
- a CDS encoding heme o synthase — MAKSFGTTPSDLFPGPVTFIQLLRDFLVLAKARVVILLVFTAVVGELLAPESLPHWPTALAGLAGIALAGGAGGVLNQLVEPELDQYMRRTQRRPLANGRISRNGAILYAICMLLLSVAVLWFWTNPLTLILTLLGTVGYGVVYTLYLKPSTPWNIVWGGLAGALPPLIGWVAITNSFAPLPILLVALIFVWTPAHFWPLAIYCRRDYANACIPMLPVTHGIDRTRREIVRYAISTWLVSLAPVLYTHDWLYASIAGISGAWFVGMALHLRKLPEGEEMDRYARKMFAFSISYLFVLFTALILGKVAMAYGIL; from the coding sequence ATGGCAAAGTCATTTGGAACCACACCGTCTGACCTGTTCCCAGGCCCGGTAACATTCATTCAACTCCTACGTGATTTTTTGGTGTTGGCTAAGGCGAGAGTGGTTATCCTCCTGGTGTTCACAGCTGTTGTTGGCGAACTGCTTGCTCCGGAATCGTTACCTCATTGGCCAACCGCATTGGCCGGTTTGGCAGGCATAGCACTAGCTGGTGGTGCCGGTGGCGTGCTGAATCAACTCGTCGAACCGGAGCTGGATCAATATATGCGACGTACCCAGCGTCGCCCTTTAGCTAATGGCAGAATCAGCCGCAATGGAGCCATACTTTACGCCATTTGCATGCTCCTTCTGAGCGTTGCGGTGTTGTGGTTCTGGACCAATCCACTCACCCTCATCCTGACTCTGCTCGGTACGGTTGGGTATGGTGTAGTTTACACCTTATATCTAAAGCCCAGCACGCCATGGAACATCGTTTGGGGAGGGTTGGCCGGCGCCTTACCCCCTTTGATTGGCTGGGTAGCGATCACGAATTCCTTTGCGCCGTTACCAATCCTGTTGGTTGCCTTGATTTTTGTCTGGACTCCAGCACATTTTTGGCCGTTGGCGATCTATTGCCGACGCGATTACGCTAACGCCTGCATCCCTATGTTACCTGTAACCCATGGTATCGACCGCACCCGGCGGGAAATCGTCCGATACGCCATAAGTACTTGGCTGGTCAGTCTGGCACCGGTGCTATATACCCATGATTGGTTGTATGCCTCAATCGCTGGAATTTCTGGCGCATGGTTTGTGGGAATGGCATTGCATCTTCGGAAGTTGCCAGAAGGGGAGGAGATGGATCGCTACGCACGGAAGATGTTTGCGTTTTCGATCAGCTACCTATTTGTGCTTTTCACCGCGCTTATCCTGGGCAAGGTTGCGATGGCTTATGGCATACTCTAA